A single Candidatus Chromulinivoraceae bacterium DNA region contains:
- the rpmI gene encoding 50S ribosomal protein L35 has translation MPKIKTHKGTAKRIKLTSTGKLTRRRAFGAHFLAKKSKSRKRAIGTTATVTGAMAKNVKRALGV, from the coding sequence ATGCCAAAGATCAAGACCCACAAGGGTACTGCAAAGCGTATCAAGCTTACCAGTACCGGCAAACTGACCCGTCGTCGTGCATTTGGCGCTCACTTCTTGGCAAAGAAGAGCAAGAGCCGCAAGCGCGCGATTGGCACCACTGCCACCGTTACAGGTGCAATGGCAAAAAATGTTAAACGAGCACTAGGAGTATAA
- the rplT gene encoding 50S ribosomal protein L20 has translation MRVKRGVTARAKHKKILAAAKGMQHNRTRSYRLAKQAVIRALQYAYRDRRNRKRDFRGLWITRINAAAREQGTTYGKLIAGLKAANIELDRKVLAELAVSEPKAFAEIVKSAKA, from the coding sequence ATGCGAGTAAAACGAGGTGTTACCGCACGTGCGAAACACAAGAAGATCTTAGCTGCAGCCAAAGGCATGCAGCACAACCGCACACGTTCATACCGTCTTGCTAAGCAAGCCGTTATCCGTGCGCTTCAGTACGCTTACCGCGACCGTCGAAACCGCAAGCGTGATTTCCGTGGTCTCTGGATCACGCGTATCAACGCGGCGGCACGCGAACAAGGCACAACTTATGGCAAGCTTATTGCCGGCCTTAAGGCTGCAAATATAGAGCTTGACCGCAAAGTTCTTGCAGAGCTTGCTGTTAGCGAACCAAAGGCTTTTGCTGAAATCGTAAAGAGCGCTAAAGCGTAG
- a CDS encoding reverse transcriptase-like protein has product MNQRIAVRAIIHKNDKTLLLRRANGRETILEKYELPGGRLEYGEQPEDALGRYLKTETGVTIRTAQLYDVVSYIDHDDRDTQYVFILYLVSLESDDVKITLSSNYDHYLWEKMSKIQQNELTESAKLLLGISQQRIETAKKSELIGSDVSKTTDLSRVIVYTDGGSRGNPGPSASGFVIMDEAEQVLHEGGMYLGITTNNVAEYHGVSLALEKALAMGARTVDVRMDSLLVVNQMNGMYQIKNRELWPIHEHIKELMGKFDKVTFTHVRREFNQLADGIVNKILNVHAQNEV; this is encoded by the coding sequence ATGAATCAACGTATCGCTGTTCGTGCTATTATCCATAAAAATGACAAAACGCTCTTATTGCGACGCGCGAATGGGCGCGAGACTATTCTAGAAAAGTATGAATTACCTGGCGGCAGGTTGGAATATGGCGAGCAGCCAGAGGATGCCCTAGGGAGATATCTAAAAACTGAGACCGGCGTCACAATACGTACGGCACAACTGTACGATGTCGTAAGCTACATCGATCATGATGATCGAGACACGCAATACGTGTTCATTCTCTACTTGGTTAGCCTTGAAAGTGATGATGTTAAAATAACATTAAGTTCAAATTACGATCATTACCTCTGGGAAAAGATGTCAAAAATACAGCAAAACGAGTTGACTGAGTCTGCTAAATTATTGTTGGGTATATCACAACAAAGAATTGAAACAGCTAAAAAGTCAGAGCTTATTGGCAGTGATGTGTCAAAAACAACAGACCTTTCACGCGTTATTGTCTATACAGACGGGGGATCGCGAGGTAATCCCGGACCTTCAGCTTCAGGGTTCGTCATTATGGATGAAGCGGAGCAAGTGTTGCACGAGGGTGGAATGTATCTTGGCATTACAACTAATAACGTTGCCGAATATCACGGCGTAAGTTTGGCATTAGAAAAAGCATTGGCAATGGGGGCCCGTACAGTAGACGTTCGAATGGACAGTTTACTGGTGGTTAACCAAATGAACGGTATGTATCAGATTAAAAATCGTGAGCTTTGGCCTATCCACGAGCATATAAAAGAGCTTATGGGGAAATTTGATAAGGTAACTTTCACTCATGTGCGTCGTGAGTTTAACCAGCTGGCAGACGGCATCGTTAATAAGATTCTTAACGTACATGCCCAAAATGAGGTATAA
- a CDS encoding site-2 protease family protein, which yields MDSATITYVFVVIGVILISMTLHEAMHGYMAYFLGDDTAKLQGRLTLNPLKHIDPFLTLILPILLAVSGLPVFGGAKPVPFNPNRVKYDEWGAALVAIAGPLTNFVLAFLFFTLLVVFHVSQGTFIGLVLQTGVLVNLGFFVFNMIPIPPLDGSRVLYALAPEFVRRGMEWIEQYGILLVFFLILFTGSLIGSYMSSAIYFFVGIFSHIFGIS from the coding sequence ATGGACAGCGCAACAATTACATATGTTTTTGTCGTTATTGGAGTAATATTGATCTCTATGACGCTTCATGAGGCTATGCACGGCTACATGGCATACTTTTTGGGTGATGACACGGCAAAGCTTCAGGGAAGGCTTACACTGAATCCTCTGAAGCATATAGACCCATTTCTTACGCTAATCTTACCAATCCTACTTGCAGTATCTGGGCTCCCTGTGTTTGGTGGTGCTAAACCTGTTCCGTTCAATCCTAACAGGGTCAAATATGACGAATGGGGTGCGGCACTTGTCGCCATTGCTGGTCCGCTAACTAACTTTGTGTTGGCTTTTCTATTCTTTACTCTCCTTGTGGTATTCCATGTGTCGCAAGGTACATTCATCGGACTTGTACTGCAGACAGGGGTTTTAGTAAATCTCGGATTCTTCGTTTTCAATATGATACCGATCCCACCACTCGACGGGTCACGAGTGCTTTATGCGCTTGCGCCCGAATTTGTACGTAGAGGAATGGAATGGATTGAGCAATACGGTATTCTGCTCGTATTCTTCCTTATTCTTTTTACGGGTTCACTTATCGGGAGCTATATGAGCAGCGCAATCTACTTTTTTGTTGGAATATTTAGCCACATCTTCGGCATCTCCTAA
- a CDS encoding NUDIX domain-containing protein, whose translation MSYEPNTHEAQVAILRHLLFRPQAAFSELQKATELTSDHFNFHIKKLIDEGYVEKLEKHYRLTHKGKEYANRMDTDENEIEKQPKISVAITLERQNEQGEREFLFQQRKKNPYFDFWGRMGGKVRWGESVIEAADRELKEETGLEAKFEYKLLYHKRDFSKTTGKLLEDKIFLCVYATEFDGELIEEFEGGINRWMTVEEFHKVPKRFTSVDEFMELMDNGEAFAEREFYYDEADY comes from the coding sequence ATGAGTTACGAACCCAACACGCATGAGGCACAGGTTGCAATACTGCGACACTTGTTGTTCAGGCCGCAGGCTGCCTTTTCGGAATTACAAAAGGCAACTGAACTCACGAGTGATCACTTTAATTTCCATATTAAAAAACTTATTGATGAAGGTTATGTCGAAAAACTCGAAAAGCATTACCGGTTGACTCACAAAGGTAAAGAATACGCCAATCGCATGGATACGGATGAAAATGAGATTGAGAAACAACCAAAAATCTCAGTAGCCATTACTCTGGAGCGTCAGAATGAGCAGGGGGAACGAGAGTTTCTCTTTCAACAGCGCAAAAAGAATCCGTACTTCGATTTTTGGGGCCGTATGGGTGGTAAGGTTCGGTGGGGCGAATCGGTTATAGAGGCTGCTGACCGCGAACTTAAAGAGGAAACGGGTCTTGAGGCTAAGTTTGAGTATAAGTTGCTTTATCACAAGCGAGATTTTAGTAAGACAACGGGAAAGCTGCTTGAAGATAAGATATTTCTCTGTGTATATGCGACGGAGTTTGATGGTGAACTAATAGAAGAGTTTGAGGGCGGAATCAACCGTTGGATGACAGTAGAGGAATTTCATAAAGTACCGAAGCGCTTTACGAGCGTTGATGAGTTTATGGAACTTATGGATAATGGTGAAGCCTTCGCTGAGCGTGAATTTTATTACGACGAAGCTGACTATTAG
- the rpmB gene encoding 50S ribosomal protein L28: MAARCELTGKGKQFGHNVSFSLRRTNRVFKPNLQKKTFVVDGQKVTMILSTQAIRTLKKKGILATAGKKKDLALAA; this comes from the coding sequence ATGGCAGCACGATGTGAACTCACCGGAAAAGGCAAGCAGTTTGGCCACAATGTCAGCTTCTCTTTGCGTCGCACTAACCGCGTCTTCAAGCCAAACCTACAAAAGAAAACTTTTGTAGTCGACGGCCAAAAAGTAACGATGATCCTCTCAACACAGGCTATCCGTACGCTTAAGAAAAAAGGCATTCTAGCAACTGCTGGCAAGAAAAAAGACCTAGCACTCGCCGCTTAG